The DNA segment GAAGGCGAGCGTTATCAGGGCGTGGTCGGTCTGGAAGGCGACACGCTGGCAGCGTGTCTGGAAGATTACTTCCTGCGTTCCGAACAGTTGCCGACACGCCTGTTCATCCGCACTGGCGAGGTGGAAGGCAAACCGGCGGCGGGCGGAATGCTGCTACAGGTAATGCCCGCGCAGAACGCGCAGGCGGACGACTTCGATCACCTGGCGACGCTGACCGGAACCATCAAAACCGAAGAGTTGCTGACCCTTCCGGCTAACGATGTGTTGTGGCGTTTGTACCATGAAGAAGAAGTCACGCTCTACGACCCGCAGGACGTTGAGTTCAAGTGTACCTGTTCTCGTGAACGCTGTGCGGGCGCGCTGAAAACGCTACCGGATGAAGAAGTGGACAGCATCCTGGCGGAAGAAGGCGAGATCGATATGCACTGCGATTACTGCGGTAGCCACTATCTGTTCAACGCGATGGACATTGCGGAAATCCGCAACAACGCCTCCCCTGCCGACCCGCAGGTGCATTAATCACCAGTAAAAAGCCTGATGGCGAATCGCTCATCAGGCTTACTCATTTACAGGTCAGATAAGACGCATCCGCGTCGTCATCCGGCCTGCTCCGCAAAATTCCGCACTTTTTGTTCATTTTTTCCTTCGTGGTGAATCGATATTTTATATGTAAGAGTTTCGTAAATTTCTTACATGAATGCGATTACACTCACAACATTCCCGCAGAATACACTCATTTTTAACGTTTTAAGAACATTTTCCACAACAAAAAAGGGTTCTCTGCCATAATAAGCGCCGCTTCGTGACAGGAGTCACAGCGTTTTCGGTCAATCGTGATTTTGTCCAGATACGTAAATCTATGAGCCTCGTCGCGGTTAACAAACCCTAAAAAACCCTACAATTTCAGGTAATACATATTGGCTAAGGAGTAGTGACATGCGCGTTAACAGCTTAACCCCGCAAGATCTCAAGGCTTATGGTATCAATGACGTTCAGGATATCGTTTACAACCCCAGCTACGACCTGCTGTACCAGGAGGAACTTGATCCTACTCTGGAAGGTTACGAGCGCGG comes from the Citrobacter koseri ATCC BAA-895 genome and includes:
- the hslO gene encoding Hsp33 family molecular chaperone HslO produces the protein MPQHDQLHRYLFENFAVRGELVTVSETLQQILENHAYPQPVKTVLAELLVATSLLTATLKFAGDITVQLQGDGPLSLAVINGNNNQQMRGVARVQGEVPENADLKTLVGNGYLVITITPEEGERYQGVVGLEGDTLAACLEDYFLRSEQLPTRLFIRTGEVEGKPAAGGMLLQVMPAQNAQADDFDHLATLTGTIKTEELLTLPANDVLWRLYHEEEVTLYDPQDVEFKCTCSRERCAGALKTLPDEEVDSILAEEGEIDMHCDYCGSHYLFNAMDIAEIRNNASPADPQVH